A part of Paenarthrobacter sp. A20 genomic DNA contains:
- a CDS encoding heparinase II/III family protein, with protein MATGNAAVVAPPRRPLRSAWGLLANEPSLVESLRGSRDRLTVRPASDAGWRLAASRSLSELRTQADVERGTPWPQPLVSHYARYFRDGNRTAYEGLVASRQQRLTRAVVMAALGEPGWLDEVIDGAYLLCEQSSWSWAAHDDVFTRNGEVVPDRTRSYLDLGAGEVVAQLAWLDLVLGDALDDRAPGLRKRIRLETNERVIRPFLDRLDWHWLGLHGDVHNWNPWIHSNIIAAALLLVDDPDGQAQVIARCIEGLDRFLASIPADGAIDEGFAYWWNGAGRALEGLALLEEASGGALNPDLPVIRALVAFPSRMHLGGRWFLNVADGPARAHEGLPWGMLHRWAVRLGDSEAAAHAAAFAAVEPEPNAAAGLGRVLTQLASRTQLGDRKRRTEGPLGRLLRPSWGTYLPSVQIMVARQNPGSTDGLTLAAKGGHNGEHHNHRDVGSVVVAVDGVPLLVDAGQPTYTAQTFGPDRYQIRAMQSAWHSVPAPFGLEQGTGSSFAAVLLQEPTTEEPTLALGLGAAYGLGDAEQWIRTSVMNREPGSVVIDDRWNLPAPPPVGTHQSAGTHDVDITYLVAGTVRVGTDATATITSVGIPTVSSHVGLHLRWKPATAVVLVDEWHLDDPLLSDIWGQKLTRLRFRMPEETRASGAFTLTVEATND; from the coding sequence ATGGCAACCGGCAACGCTGCCGTTGTAGCGCCACCTCGTCGCCCGCTACGGAGCGCTTGGGGCCTGTTGGCCAACGAGCCCTCCCTGGTCGAGTCGCTCCGCGGCTCCCGGGACCGGCTCACCGTTCGTCCAGCGTCCGACGCCGGATGGCGGCTCGCTGCTTCACGTTCCCTCTCGGAGCTGCGCACCCAAGCGGACGTGGAGCGGGGGACACCCTGGCCCCAACCGCTCGTGTCCCACTACGCCCGGTACTTCCGCGACGGCAACCGCACGGCGTACGAGGGGCTCGTGGCGAGCCGGCAGCAGCGCCTGACGCGCGCCGTCGTCATGGCAGCCCTGGGCGAGCCGGGTTGGCTCGACGAGGTGATTGACGGCGCCTACCTTCTCTGTGAGCAGAGCTCGTGGAGCTGGGCGGCGCACGACGACGTGTTCACCCGCAACGGCGAAGTAGTCCCGGACCGCACGCGTTCCTATCTGGACCTCGGCGCCGGGGAAGTCGTGGCCCAACTCGCGTGGCTGGACCTGGTGCTGGGAGATGCCCTTGATGACAGGGCGCCTGGCCTCCGCAAGCGCATCCGGCTTGAGACGAACGAACGCGTCATTCGGCCCTTCCTGGACCGGCTCGACTGGCACTGGCTGGGGTTGCACGGCGACGTCCACAACTGGAACCCATGGATCCACTCGAACATCATCGCCGCGGCCTTGCTGCTGGTTGATGACCCTGATGGGCAGGCCCAGGTTATTGCCCGCTGCATCGAGGGACTGGACCGCTTCCTCGCCTCCATTCCCGCAGACGGTGCCATCGACGAAGGGTTCGCTTACTGGTGGAACGGGGCCGGCCGGGCGCTGGAAGGCCTTGCGCTGTTGGAGGAAGCAAGCGGCGGTGCCCTGAATCCGGACCTGCCGGTGATCCGCGCGCTGGTTGCCTTCCCGAGCCGGATGCACCTTGGTGGCCGCTGGTTCCTCAACGTCGCTGATGGCCCCGCCCGGGCGCATGAAGGACTCCCGTGGGGCATGCTGCATCGCTGGGCCGTCCGGCTGGGCGACTCCGAGGCCGCCGCGCACGCCGCCGCCTTTGCCGCCGTCGAACCCGAACCCAACGCCGCGGCGGGCCTGGGCCGCGTCCTCACCCAACTCGCCTCCCGCACCCAACTAGGTGACAGGAAACGTCGCACTGAGGGTCCATTGGGACGTTTACTGCGACCTAGTTGGGGGACGTACCTGCCCTCGGTGCAGATCATGGTCGCCCGCCAGAACCCCGGTTCCACGGACGGGCTCACCCTCGCGGCCAAGGGCGGGCACAACGGCGAGCACCACAACCACCGGGACGTCGGCTCCGTCGTGGTCGCCGTGGACGGAGTGCCCCTGCTCGTCGATGCCGGCCAACCCACGTACACGGCGCAAACGTTCGGACCTGATCGCTACCAGATCCGCGCGATGCAGAGCGCTTGGCACAGCGTCCCCGCACCCTTCGGGCTGGAACAGGGGACAGGATCTTCCTTCGCCGCAGTCCTCCTTCAGGAGCCCACCACAGAGGAGCCCACTCTCGCTTTGGGTCTCGGCGCCGCCTACGGACTGGGTGACGCCGAGCAATGGATCCGCACCTCAGTGATGAACCGCGAACCCGGGTCCGTAGTGATTGATGATCGTTGGAACCTGCCAGCGCCCCCGCCTGTAGGAACCCACCAGTCTGCAGGAACCCACGACGTCGACATCACCTACCTGGTTGCCGGCACCGTCCGCGTGGGTACAGACGCGACGGCGACCATCACCTCTGTCGGAATTCCGACAGTCAGCAGCCACGTGGGGCTGCACCTGCGCTGGAAGCCGGCAACCGCCGTCGTGCTCGTAGACGAATGGCACCTGGACGATCCGCTCCTCAGCGACATCTGGGGCCAAAAGCTCACCCGACTCCGGTTCCGCATGCCCGAAGAAACCCGCGCTTCAGGCGCATTCACCCTCACAGTGGAGGCCACAAATGACTAA
- a CDS encoding LacI family DNA-binding transcriptional regulator: MTNESSPEAGKSLFSLQRRERLMEELRAHGAITVRDIAAKLGVSELTIRRDVNTLADEGLVSRVHGGATLPSPLDRSVAVGRPAAHSYSIGMVVPSLDYYWPQVISGARGEAEVQNLRILVRGSAYDAADNRRQVQALLDTQNIDGLIVAPDMGGTHGKELLRWLNALPIPVIMAERRAPLEIPSHRLEWVATDHSFGAGMAVRHLWQEGHRMIGCLTDSSSPTSPHVVRGWKQALAALKIPLEKSIHEDSAKLDNGDRSKHFDHVLELCRSTGTTAMLVHSDTQAVAFVQHCVDRGVDVPGSMAIVGYDDEVAYLAEPAISAVRPPKSYVGKVAVQLMAARLAEGRMRPVHRIDLNPELIVRESSVGAPRGFAGVVLEDSL; the protein is encoded by the coding sequence ATGACTAACGAATCAAGCCCGGAAGCCGGGAAATCGTTGTTTTCGCTGCAGCGGCGGGAACGGCTCATGGAGGAGTTGCGGGCACACGGAGCCATCACCGTCCGCGATATCGCGGCGAAACTGGGCGTCAGCGAGCTGACCATCCGACGCGACGTGAACACCCTCGCCGACGAAGGATTGGTCTCCCGTGTCCACGGCGGCGCGACGCTCCCCAGCCCGTTGGATCGCTCGGTGGCTGTGGGGAGGCCGGCGGCACACAGTTACTCCATCGGCATGGTGGTGCCCTCGCTGGATTACTACTGGCCGCAAGTGATTTCCGGTGCCCGCGGCGAGGCCGAAGTGCAGAACCTCCGCATCCTGGTCCGGGGCTCCGCGTACGACGCCGCCGACAACCGCCGCCAGGTACAGGCGCTGCTGGATACCCAGAACATCGACGGGCTGATCGTGGCCCCGGACATGGGTGGAACGCACGGCAAGGAGTTGCTGAGGTGGCTCAATGCCCTGCCCATTCCGGTGATCATGGCCGAACGCCGGGCGCCGTTGGAGATCCCGTCGCACCGGCTCGAGTGGGTCGCGACCGATCACTCGTTCGGCGCAGGGATGGCCGTGCGGCATCTCTGGCAGGAGGGGCACCGGATGATTGGCTGCCTCACCGATTCCAGCAGTCCCACCAGCCCGCATGTGGTCCGTGGCTGGAAGCAGGCCCTCGCTGCGTTGAAGATCCCGCTGGAAAAGTCCATCCATGAGGACTCGGCCAAGCTGGACAACGGGGACCGTTCGAAACACTTTGATCATGTCCTGGAGCTGTGCCGCTCCACAGGGACCACCGCCATGCTGGTGCATTCGGACACCCAGGCCGTGGCGTTCGTGCAGCACTGCGTGGACCGCGGCGTGGACGTTCCCGGCAGCATGGCGATCGTGGGATACGACGACGAAGTTGCCTACCTTGCCGAGCCCGCCATCTCCGCGGTTCGGCCTCCCAAAAGCTACGTCGGCAAGGTGGCGGTGCAGCTCATGGCGGCACGCTTGGCCGAAGGAAGGATGCGCCCCGTGCATCGCATTGACTTGAACCCGGAGCTCATTGTCCGGGAATCATCCGTGGGCGCACCGCGAGGGTTCGCTGGAGTGGTCCTGGAGGATTCGCTCTGA
- a CDS encoding DUF2264 domain-containing protein, whose translation MLLPPLDHDLSPFTGLTREHWCAYADYLLRSAHRFGTGDHANIHLPGANSRYGPRSDSLEAFARTFLLASFRIAGDPASTGWIAEWYAAGLDAGTNPANPDRWPTPGELGQAKVEAASLAVGLALTRDVLWDKLPERVQEQLIAWFETVIGEEYPPINWVWFQIVVETFLASVGGRYSDEDIDAGLAVHDSLYRGGGWFADGPERAYDHYVGWAFQVYPQLWALMAPSDPRVAARKALDGDRLADFLDDAAYLVGANGAPLIQGRSLIYRFAAAAPFWVGELSGHTRLAPGMARRAASGMLDYFVRHGSITEDGLLSIGWHGEFAGMKQAYSGAGSPYWAAKGMLGLALPADHPAWTSVEAPLPVEVAETQRLIEAPGWQVDGTRADGVVRIRNHATDHAVVGALVADSPLYARMGYSTHTFPDLTAESMDNAVAFVDASGRLTHRTGFEYLGSYSEGGVQVGASRFTAHWIEPDPDAGPDHGSGVAGVATPGPSVTVVSVTRGAVELRLVRVSGASGSSSGSALRIGGWPVDAASSVMSSVLPVPGFGLALDSSGTFVRSGAHPMGSELTIPWVGTSGTAHDGDYAAVVVLADDGGASTDAGVTFIADEGGGRFVFSDGTSVERSRLWRAQFDA comes from the coding sequence ATGCTCCTGCCACCCCTGGATCACGATCTCTCCCCTTTCACCGGCCTGACCCGCGAGCACTGGTGCGCCTACGCGGACTACCTCCTGCGTTCGGCTCACCGCTTTGGCACCGGGGACCACGCCAACATCCACCTGCCCGGCGCCAACAGCCGGTACGGCCCGCGGAGCGATTCGCTGGAGGCCTTCGCCCGGACCTTCCTGCTGGCTTCCTTCCGGATTGCGGGCGACCCGGCCAGCACCGGGTGGATCGCCGAGTGGTATGCCGCCGGTCTCGATGCCGGGACCAACCCCGCGAATCCCGACCGCTGGCCGACGCCAGGCGAGCTGGGGCAGGCGAAGGTCGAGGCGGCGTCGTTGGCTGTTGGTTTGGCGCTGACCCGCGACGTTCTCTGGGACAAGCTGCCCGAACGCGTCCAGGAGCAACTTATCGCGTGGTTCGAGACCGTCATTGGCGAGGAATATCCGCCCATCAACTGGGTGTGGTTCCAGATTGTGGTGGAGACATTCCTGGCTTCAGTTGGTGGCCGGTATTCGGATGAGGACATCGACGCCGGACTCGCCGTCCACGACTCGCTCTACCGGGGCGGTGGCTGGTTCGCGGACGGGCCGGAGCGGGCGTACGACCACTACGTCGGCTGGGCCTTCCAGGTGTATCCGCAGCTCTGGGCCTTGATGGCGCCTTCGGATCCCCGGGTTGCTGCCCGCAAGGCGCTCGACGGCGATCGGCTGGCGGATTTCCTGGACGACGCCGCCTACCTTGTTGGCGCGAACGGTGCCCCGCTCATTCAAGGCCGGAGTTTGATCTACCGGTTCGCGGCCGCAGCGCCGTTCTGGGTAGGGGAGTTGTCCGGGCACACCCGCTTGGCCCCAGGCATGGCGCGCCGGGCAGCATCCGGGATGCTCGACTACTTTGTACGGCACGGCTCCATCACGGAGGACGGGTTGCTGTCCATCGGCTGGCACGGCGAGTTCGCCGGCATGAAGCAGGCCTACTCCGGGGCGGGCTCACCGTACTGGGCCGCGAAGGGGATGCTCGGCCTGGCGCTGCCCGCGGATCACCCGGCGTGGACTTCCGTTGAGGCTCCGCTGCCCGTTGAAGTGGCCGAGACCCAGCGGCTCATCGAGGCGCCGGGTTGGCAGGTTGACGGGACTCGAGCCGACGGCGTGGTCCGGATCAGGAACCATGCCACGGACCACGCCGTTGTTGGTGCCTTGGTGGCTGACTCACCGCTGTACGCGCGGATGGGGTACTCGACGCACACGTTCCCGGACCTCACGGCAGAGTCAATGGACAATGCGGTGGCCTTCGTTGACGCTTCTGGTCGGCTGACGCATCGGACGGGTTTTGAGTACCTCGGGTCCTACTCCGAGGGCGGGGTTCAGGTGGGAGCTTCCCGGTTCACCGCTCACTGGATTGAACCCGACCCCGACGCCGGCCCTGATCACGGCAGCGGCGTGGCCGGCGTTGCGACTCCCGGACCGTCGGTCACCGTGGTGTCGGTGACGCGGGGGGCCGTTGAGCTTAGGTTGGTGCGTGTTTCCGGGGCTTCCGGTTCTTCCTCGGGTAGCGCGCTTCGGATCGGCGGTTGGCCGGTGGATGCTGCGTCTTCGGTGATGAGCTCTGTGCTGCCGGTCCCAGGTTTCGGCCTGGCGTTGGATTCGTCCGGGACGTTCGTCCGCTCCGGCGCGCACCCCATGGGTTCAGAGCTCACCATTCCGTGGGTGGGGACCTCGGGCACCGCGCACGACGGCGACTACGCCGCCGTCGTCGTCCTCGCCGATGACGGAGGTGCTTCGACGGATGCGGGTGTCACGTTCATTGCCGACGAAGGAGGCGGCCGGTTCGTTTTCTCGGACGGCACCTCCGTGGAGCGCTCCCGGCTGTGGCGTGCCCAATTCGACGCCTAG
- a CDS encoding discoidin domain-containing protein: protein MAFSARRIRRPVAVLAAAVTAAAGLALMPATTPQAQADDATAVTITPNPATRGEAFEGWGTSLVWFANATAGYSPELREELYQKVFGEDGLNLNIARYNVGGGNASDVANYLNDGSAVEGWWKPVAEAQPGQPTSNLYNPDGTVDKTQANKLAFLSEWDPDDPASYNPDADKNQRWWVERLAADQQITHWEAFSNSPPWFMTKSGYVSGQVNTAKGENLLPEAEAKFAAYMRNAVELLEKGSGITVDTIDPFNEPNSGYWGTDINAATGKPPTTYTQKQEGALIYPAAQDRVTKLLAAELEKGSTDAVISAMDETDPTKFMTNWNGYSQEAKDAVAQLNVHTYGTNDRRRVRDLASSTDKPLWMSEVGGFWTGNPVLGDSTSGWDRSNITNGLGIAGRMVNDLRELDPNAWVFWQPVEDTYKQEKADKGWGSIYIDFDCNYEGREGFSNRRINDGASQEQAKCKVLTNQKYNTTRNFTHYIRPGDFLIQNDNAKTASALRADGNGATLVHFNDTPTAEKVTIDLSRFGSIAPGAKVTPVVTTKSPLDDIEKNALVAGAPVAVDTVAKSATLEVPAASVVTFVVDGVSGVSEDAAPVQDGHSYHLSGEASSKYLTGRANGTASIEELGTDAAGVAPQMWTFNAVSADEFANDRRWVVSSADGRVLTGNGGVLNGGQSGAASLASLTLDEAKATPSAQWIVTTENGKQWSLVNAGAAIALQVSGNQTAAGTSVALASSTGTTATASASPHQAWAFTDIADLKLLGVSPVELSTLTGVAPTLPSTVTPLYEAGPGKPLTVTWSAVDPSAWQKDGKVTLRGSGVDPYGQAFDDALLTVTVGQYVATDPASVTVGVGSTLASVQAAAPVTVPGQIGDGPARNPIPVTWDWASLSESALQTVGSVTIPGKAGSLSATLTVVVVDRVPSGNICKDDPATVATASYTEGSYIAKNTCDANASTRWSNWVSGGRAGDSLSYAFSRDYTVSSVTVTSAEKAAASLKVQYQDASGAWKDTSAGTITGLSTSAPTTVRFDPVTTRGIRVSFVTTASYTKVAEVAIAGSRLADGGLADLGRLLVNQASVVGFSPATTDYRVLTATATPAVVGYPLDTNAKVTVQQPTAGNPTAVVTVTAPDGTTKEYRVTVSTGKDACKNGGWKTSPSPVFTNQGQCVSFFAAGK, encoded by the coding sequence GAAGAATCCGAAGGCCAGTGGCAGTCCTGGCAGCAGCTGTGACTGCAGCCGCCGGCCTGGCACTCATGCCCGCAACCACACCCCAGGCACAAGCAGACGATGCAACAGCGGTCACCATCACCCCGAACCCCGCCACCCGAGGCGAAGCCTTCGAAGGGTGGGGAACCAGCCTGGTCTGGTTCGCGAATGCGACGGCGGGCTACTCCCCCGAGCTACGTGAGGAGCTGTACCAGAAAGTTTTCGGGGAGGACGGACTCAACCTCAACATCGCCCGTTACAACGTGGGCGGCGGCAATGCGTCAGACGTAGCCAACTACCTCAACGATGGCAGCGCTGTGGAGGGATGGTGGAAGCCGGTGGCTGAGGCGCAACCCGGCCAGCCGACGTCGAACCTTTACAACCCGGACGGAACCGTGGACAAGACGCAGGCCAACAAGCTCGCGTTCTTGAGCGAGTGGGATCCGGACGATCCCGCGTCCTACAACCCCGACGCCGATAAGAACCAGCGTTGGTGGGTGGAACGCCTCGCCGCAGACCAGCAGATCACGCATTGGGAAGCGTTCAGCAATTCCCCTCCCTGGTTCATGACCAAGAGCGGCTACGTCTCCGGCCAGGTGAACACCGCCAAGGGCGAAAACCTGCTCCCCGAAGCGGAAGCCAAGTTCGCCGCCTACATGAGGAACGCCGTCGAGCTCCTCGAAAAAGGCAGCGGCATCACAGTGGACACCATCGATCCGTTCAACGAGCCGAACTCCGGCTACTGGGGCACGGACATCAACGCAGCCACCGGCAAGCCGCCCACCACGTACACCCAAAAGCAGGAGGGTGCGCTGATCTACCCGGCCGCCCAGGACCGCGTGACCAAGCTGCTGGCCGCCGAACTGGAAAAGGGCAGCACGGACGCCGTCATCTCCGCGATGGACGAGACGGATCCCACCAAGTTCATGACCAACTGGAACGGCTACAGCCAGGAAGCCAAGGACGCTGTTGCGCAGCTCAACGTCCACACCTACGGCACCAACGATCGTCGTCGTGTCCGCGACCTCGCCAGCTCCACGGATAAGCCGCTGTGGATGAGCGAAGTGGGCGGATTCTGGACCGGCAACCCGGTGCTCGGCGACTCCACCAGTGGCTGGGACCGTTCCAACATCACCAACGGCCTGGGCATCGCCGGCCGGATGGTCAACGATCTCCGTGAACTCGACCCCAACGCGTGGGTCTTCTGGCAGCCCGTGGAGGACACGTACAAGCAGGAGAAGGCAGACAAGGGCTGGGGCTCCATCTACATCGACTTCGACTGCAACTACGAAGGCCGCGAAGGATTCTCCAACCGCCGCATCAACGACGGCGCGTCCCAGGAACAAGCCAAGTGCAAGGTCCTGACCAACCAGAAATACAACACCACCAGGAACTTCACCCACTACATCCGGCCCGGCGACTTCCTCATCCAGAACGACAACGCCAAGACCGCCAGCGCCCTCCGCGCCGACGGCAACGGCGCAACGCTGGTCCACTTCAATGACACCCCGACGGCGGAAAAGGTCACCATCGACCTCAGCCGCTTCGGCAGCATCGCACCCGGCGCCAAAGTCACACCCGTGGTCACCACGAAATCGCCGCTGGACGATATCGAGAAGAATGCACTGGTAGCCGGCGCACCTGTCGCCGTTGACACGGTAGCCAAGTCCGCCACGCTCGAGGTTCCCGCCGCGTCTGTGGTGACGTTCGTCGTCGACGGCGTCAGTGGAGTTTCAGAGGATGCCGCACCTGTGCAGGACGGCCACAGCTACCACCTCAGCGGTGAGGCGAGCAGCAAGTACCTGACCGGGCGTGCGAACGGAACTGCCTCGATCGAGGAACTGGGCACCGACGCGGCAGGCGTGGCGCCGCAGATGTGGACGTTCAACGCCGTGAGTGCAGACGAGTTCGCGAACGATCGTCGATGGGTAGTTTCCAGTGCGGACGGACGGGTCCTTACAGGCAATGGAGGCGTGCTGAACGGCGGCCAGTCCGGTGCCGCTTCCCTTGCTTCCCTGACGTTGGATGAAGCTAAGGCGACTCCTTCTGCACAGTGGATCGTCACGACTGAGAACGGCAAGCAGTGGTCCCTGGTCAACGCCGGTGCCGCGATTGCCCTGCAGGTTTCGGGCAACCAGACCGCTGCTGGAACGTCAGTGGCACTTGCTTCATCTACCGGCACCACCGCAACCGCCTCGGCAAGCCCGCATCAAGCGTGGGCCTTCACGGACATCGCTGACTTGAAGCTCCTGGGTGTTTCGCCCGTTGAACTGAGTACGCTCACAGGTGTTGCGCCCACCCTCCCTTCTACAGTGACTCCGCTGTATGAGGCGGGTCCGGGCAAGCCGCTGACCGTTACGTGGTCCGCAGTTGACCCCTCGGCCTGGCAGAAGGATGGGAAGGTGACGCTTCGCGGCTCCGGCGTAGATCCCTACGGCCAGGCTTTTGACGACGCGCTCCTCACTGTGACGGTTGGGCAGTACGTCGCCACAGATCCCGCATCCGTGACCGTGGGTGTTGGTTCCACGCTCGCTTCGGTGCAGGCGGCTGCCCCGGTGACAGTCCCCGGCCAAATCGGCGACGGGCCCGCCCGCAACCCGATTCCTGTTACGTGGGACTGGGCTTCGCTGTCTGAATCTGCACTGCAAACGGTCGGCTCGGTGACCATTCCTGGCAAGGCCGGCTCACTGTCCGCGACCCTCACTGTCGTGGTGGTGGATAGGGTCCCGAGCGGCAACATCTGCAAGGACGATCCCGCCACCGTCGCGACGGCCAGCTACACCGAGGGCTCGTACATCGCGAAGAACACTTGCGATGCCAACGCCTCCACCCGTTGGTCCAACTGGGTGAGTGGCGGCCGTGCGGGTGACAGTCTCAGCTACGCTTTCAGCCGTGACTACACCGTTTCATCCGTGACCGTCACGTCCGCGGAGAAAGCTGCTGCGAGCCTCAAGGTGCAGTACCAGGACGCCTCCGGAGCGTGGAAGGACACTTCGGCCGGGACCATCACTGGACTCTCGACTTCTGCGCCCACGACAGTTCGATTCGACCCCGTGACCACCCGCGGCATCCGCGTCTCGTTCGTGACCACGGCTTCATACACCAAGGTCGCCGAGGTAGCCATCGCGGGTTCACGTTTGGCTGACGGCGGACTCGCCGACCTCGGCAGGCTCCTCGTCAACCAAGCGTCCGTCGTCGGATTCTCCCCGGCGACCACCGACTACCGGGTGCTGACCGCGACGGCGACCCCCGCCGTCGTCGGCTACCCGCTGGACACGAACGCGAAGGTGACGGTCCAGCAGCCCACCGCTGGGAACCCGACGGCGGTAGTCACCGTGACGGCGCCGGACGGCACCACGAAGGAATATCGCGTGACTGTTTCTACCGGCAAGGACGCGTGCAAGAACGGCGGCTGGAAGACGAGCCCGTCGCCCGTGTTCACGAATCAGGGGCAGTGCGTGAGCTTCTTCGCGGCTGGGAAGTAG
- a CDS encoding GNAT family N-acetyltransferase gives MSQTDDRERFLAAYDQDLRTDAETPSALKVTQHGPVRLVTFMKGRGFVTYKDLGDADAQTVRRLVAEATAYFRAEPGITRVEWKSRGHDHAPGLHEALIANGFTQDDPESIMIGEAKALSTAVPLPEGVTLRQITDEPDVRAMSAMQDEVFGEPVSDEMADALLRRLSLDDGMQLWVAEVDGQIVSAGRLEPVPGTAFAGIWGGATREVWRGRGIYRALTARRAQAALEMGKTLIHSDSTEFSRPILERSGLLKVSTTTPYRWVRG, from the coding sequence ATGAGCCAAACCGACGATCGAGAACGCTTCCTCGCGGCCTATGACCAGGACCTCCGCACCGACGCAGAGACCCCAAGTGCCCTCAAAGTGACCCAGCACGGACCCGTGCGCTTGGTGACTTTTATGAAGGGGCGGGGTTTCGTCACGTACAAGGATCTGGGCGACGCGGATGCACAAACCGTCAGACGGCTCGTTGCCGAGGCAACCGCCTACTTCCGCGCGGAACCTGGCATCACCAGGGTGGAATGGAAATCCCGCGGGCATGATCACGCGCCGGGTCTGCACGAGGCCCTCATCGCAAACGGCTTTACCCAGGACGACCCCGAATCAATCATGATCGGGGAAGCGAAGGCTTTGAGCACAGCTGTGCCACTTCCCGAGGGCGTGACGTTACGGCAGATCACGGACGAGCCGGACGTGCGGGCGATGAGCGCCATGCAGGACGAGGTCTTCGGTGAGCCGGTCTCAGATGAGATGGCCGATGCCCTGCTTCGCAGACTCTCCCTCGATGACGGGATGCAGTTGTGGGTGGCGGAGGTGGACGGACAAATCGTCAGCGCAGGACGCTTGGAGCCAGTGCCCGGCACGGCCTTCGCCGGTATCTGGGGTGGTGCCACCAGAGAAGTATGGCGCGGCCGGGGGATCTACAGGGCGTTGACGGCCCGCCGCGCGCAAGCCGCACTCGAGATGGGAAAGACCCTCATCCACAGCGACTCCACCGAATTCTCCCGGCCAATCCTGGAACGCTCCGGGCTGCTCAAGGTCTCCACCACGACGCCGTACCGCTGGGTGCGCGGCTGA
- a CDS encoding hydroxyacid dehydrogenase produces MSLKPQALLVMNSGTFADQFDSTRLERLAGLVDLGDEPWTDSLDAPKLAGRLEEVEILLTSWGVPQLNAERLERMPKLRAVFHCAGTVRSFVSEELWDRGITVTNGADANAIPVAEFTFASIVLAGKKAHVLANDARTFRADWSYIGDRGELGNIGRVVGVIGFSRIGRRVVQLVQQLQDVTCLVSDPYADPLEVAAAGGTLVTLEELLPVSDVVTIHAPALPETRNMISTAELSAMKDHATLINTARGSLIDTAALEKECATGRITALLDVTEPEPLPAESTLYDLPNVILTPHIAGSLGTETRRMSDAALDDLERYLAGKDLQAQVVHADLGLSA; encoded by the coding sequence ATGTCGCTCAAGCCCCAGGCACTGCTGGTCATGAATAGCGGAACCTTTGCTGACCAGTTCGATTCCACGCGACTGGAGCGGCTGGCTGGACTGGTCGATCTTGGTGACGAACCCTGGACGGATTCCCTGGACGCCCCCAAGCTTGCGGGCCGCTTGGAAGAGGTGGAAATCCTCCTTACCAGCTGGGGAGTTCCGCAGCTCAATGCAGAGCGTCTGGAGCGCATGCCCAAGCTCCGGGCGGTCTTCCACTGTGCAGGTACAGTGCGCAGCTTCGTGAGCGAAGAACTCTGGGATCGCGGCATTACAGTGACCAACGGCGCCGACGCCAACGCCATCCCGGTCGCCGAATTCACGTTCGCGTCGATCGTCCTGGCAGGCAAAAAGGCCCACGTACTGGCCAACGATGCCCGCACCTTCCGCGCTGACTGGAGCTACATCGGAGATCGCGGCGAACTGGGCAACATCGGCCGCGTAGTGGGCGTCATCGGCTTCTCCCGGATTGGACGTCGGGTGGTTCAACTGGTCCAGCAACTCCAGGACGTGACGTGCCTGGTCAGCGATCCCTACGCCGATCCTCTTGAGGTGGCGGCTGCGGGCGGCACATTGGTCACGCTCGAAGAACTCCTGCCGGTCTCGGACGTGGTCACCATCCACGCCCCTGCGCTGCCGGAAACCCGCAACATGATCAGCACGGCAGAGCTCAGCGCCATGAAGGACCACGCAACGCTCATCAACACTGCGCGCGGCTCATTGATTGACACGGCCGCCCTCGAGAAAGAGTGCGCCACCGGACGAATCACAGCCCTGTTGGACGTCACGGAGCCCGAGCCGCTGCCGGCAGAGTCCACGCTGTACGACCTCCCCAATGTGATCCTCACACCGCATATCGCCGGCTCACTCGGAACTGAAACCCGGCGGATGTCCGATGCCGCACTGGACGACCTCGAACGATACCTCGCCGGCAAGGACCTCCAGGCCCAAGTAGTCCACGCGGACCTCGGCCTCAGCGCCTAG